Proteins from one Papaver somniferum cultivar HN1 unplaced genomic scaffold, ASM357369v1 unplaced-scaffold_158, whole genome shotgun sequence genomic window:
- the LOC113337199 gene encoding uncharacterized protein LOC113337199, which translates to MEASAVSASATETPTTITSLNNDTTQESVQEVPLERQSDEAAAAAAATTITSFNDETTQEKVQDVYLESSAPVPLVDGGEVGVAVTLNENDEDVHATMASTLPNVVIVQSNWNNRYLRLESEHPNLPNALQFGGDYSFGLETRYELLPATSGTGLVHIRSLHNNKYWVISRTRVISIDSWITATAVKPEENQSDRHCTLFQPVFVYSNNNRVVRLRHVHTGKFVFPYTPRSVFVNLPGCLSLEPTGVGADLFTFLDWGSVLVLPDLIRIKNMDNQNHLMARSDDYLDFRSRADNSSWYDYEVIPSRNGGVRLKSVSFDTYCTEDNSTYILLRNASTTFHDINTVFIPTLLSGNRVLFRCLRSNNICKRYSVANRPAWSNLFSARANYPDSACYMEIEEPVDSRTISNVRYHLADARIYNERTTGLVTDETVNRLDVEVTSELNLTEKVVNTTNWSRSVTLTVGVTTGGSAGIPFVADGSIEISTEVANSWEWGVTKQEDQEVGSVRTVVVPPMSRVMGTLMATRLSYDVPFSYTQRDVLKNGNVVVFQKDDGVFTGHNGYGYYYEIVPLPLD; encoded by the coding sequence ATGGAAGCATCCGCAGTCTCAGCATCAGCAACAGAAACTCCTACCACTATTACATCTCTTAATAATGATACTACTCAAGAGTCCGTGCAGGAGGTACCATTAGAAAGACAGAGTgatgaagcagcagcagcagcagcagcaaccacTATTACTTCTTTTAATGATGAAACTACTCAAGAGAAGGTGCAGGATGTATATTTAGAGAGTTCTGCTCCGGTTCCACTTGTTGACGGAGGAGAAGTAGGAGTCGCTGTTACTTTGAATGAGAATGATGAAGATGTGCATGCCACCATGGCAAGTACACTCCCCAATGTGGTGATCGTCCAATCAAACTGGAACAATAGGTACTTGCGCCTTGAGAGTGAACATCCAAATTTACCTAATGCACTCCAGTTCGGTGGCGACTACAGTTTCGGCCTCGAGACGAGGTATGAACTGCTGCCAGCTACCAGTGGAACTGGACTAGTCCATATCCGGTCTTTGCATAACAACAAGTACTGGGTAATTTCCCGTACACGCGTAATTTCGATTGACAGTTGGATAACTGCTACAGCCGTCAAACCCGAAGAGAATCAATCAGACCGACATTGCACACTATTCCAGCCTGTTTTTGTGTATTCCAACAACAACCGTGTCGTTAGGCTCCGCCATGTGCATACCGGAAAATTCGTTTTTCCGTACACGCCTAGGTCTGTCTTTGTCAATTTACCAGGATGCTTGAGTTTAGAACCTACTGGTGTTGGAGCTGATCTGTTTACCTTCCTTGATTGGGGATCTGTCTTGGTGTTGCCTGACCTTATCAGGATCAAGAATATGGATAACCAAAACCACCTTATGGCTCGTTCAGATGATTATTTGGACTTCAGAAGCAGAGCCGATAATTCCTCTTGGTATGACTACGAGGTGATTCCGAGTCGCAATGGAGGTGTCCGCCTGAAGAGTGTCAGCTTCGACACTTACTGTACGGAGGATAATTCGACGTATATATTGTTAAGGAACGCCTCCACCACTTTCCATGACATCAACACCGTGTTTATACCCACACTACTTTCCGGCAACCGTGTACTCTTTCGATGCTTGAGGAGCAACAATATTTGCAAAAGATACTCGGTGGCAAACAGGCCTGCCTGGAGTAACCTATTCAGTGCACGTGCCAATTATCCAGACTCGGCCTGCTACATGGAGATTGAGGAGCCCGTTGATTCAAGGACGATCTCAAATGTGCGATATCACCTTGCTGACGCAAGGATCTACAATGAGAGAACTACTGGACTTGTCACCGATGAAACAGTTAACAGACTTGATGTTGAAGTAACCTCAGAATTGAACCTCACGGAAAAAGTTGTCAATACAACTAATTGGAGCAGAAGTGTCACGTTGACAGTGGGTGTCACGACTGGGGGTTCGGCTGGTATTCCGTTCGTAGCTGATGGTAGTATCGAGATTTCCACCGAGGTTGCCAATTCTTGGGAATGGGGAGTAACGAAGCAAGAAGACCAGGAAGTAGGGTCTGTGCGAACTGTCGTTGTGCCACCTATGAGTAGAGTTATGGGGACTCTGATGGCAACACGACTTTCGTACGATGTACCTTTCTCGTACACACAGCGTGATGTCTTGAAAAATGGGAATGTAGTAGTTTTCCAAAAGGACGATGGTGTTTTTACTGGCCACAATGGCTACGGCTATTACTACGAGATTGTCCCGCTTCCTCTGGACTAA